In Ruminococcaceae bacterium BL-4, one DNA window encodes the following:
- the mepA gene encoding Multidrug export protein mepA yields MDLRDGVQHALFTKRDISRLLWPLVVEQVLGVTVGMADVLMVSSVGEAAVSGVSLVDMINVLILNIFAAMATGGAVVVSQWLGAQEREKACHTAAQLLMVALLLAVCIMILVLVFRSPILHLFFGPVEPDVMDACLIYFSISAWSYPFIALYNAGAALYRSMGNSRISMYTSIFMNIVNVSGNAICVYGLHMGVAGVAIPSLVSRFLAAILMLLLVHSRENSVYVRYCWSELRPKALYMKRILHIALPSAMENSMFQLGRILVVSIITNFGTTQIAANGVANNLDNFGCIPGMAINLGIITVVGRCVGAGDLKQTRYYAKKLMRVCFLCTAVLNGIMMLTLPLILGLYSLSAETMQLTAILVYIHSGFLIPLYVPAFSIPNVLRSANDVKFPMCISIFSMWIFRIIFSYILGIYFGMGAIGVWCAMVADWAFRAICFSVRYSRGRWTKYAKYHT; encoded by the coding sequence TTGGATCTGAGAGATGGAGTACAGCACGCACTTTTCACGAAAAGAGACATTTCACGGCTTTTATGGCCACTTGTAGTAGAGCAGGTACTGGGGGTTACTGTCGGAATGGCAGACGTTCTGATGGTTTCTTCTGTGGGAGAAGCAGCGGTCAGTGGTGTTTCTTTGGTTGATATGATCAATGTACTGATTTTAAATATTTTTGCGGCGATGGCGACCGGTGGAGCGGTCGTGGTTAGTCAATGGCTAGGGGCTCAGGAGCGGGAAAAAGCGTGTCACACAGCCGCCCAGCTTCTAATGGTTGCCCTTTTGTTGGCAGTTTGCATCATGATTTTGGTGCTTGTTTTTCGCAGCCCTATTTTACATCTTTTTTTTGGTCCGGTAGAACCGGACGTGATGGATGCCTGCCTTATTTATTTTTCCATTTCAGCATGGAGTTATCCCTTTATTGCACTTTATAATGCGGGTGCCGCCCTTTATCGTTCAATGGGGAACAGCCGTATTTCTATGTATACTTCGATTTTTATGAATATAGTCAATGTTAGCGGAAATGCAATCTGTGTTTATGGATTGCATATGGGAGTTGCCGGGGTAGCAATACCGTCGCTCGTTTCTCGTTTTTTGGCGGCAATTTTGATGTTGCTGCTTGTTCATTCAAGAGAAAACAGCGTCTATGTGCGTTATTGCTGGAGCGAGCTTCGACCTAAAGCACTCTATATGAAACGAATTTTACATATTGCACTTCCAAGTGCTATGGAGAACAGTATGTTTCAGTTGGGCAGAATTCTTGTTGTCAGTATTATCACGAATTTTGGCACGACTCAAATTGCTGCGAACGGCGTTGCCAATAATCTTGATAATTTTGGCTGCATTCCAGGAATGGCCATCAACCTTGGAATTATTACAGTTGTGGGAAGATGTGTAGGCGCAGGCGATTTAAAACAGACTCGTTATTATGCAAAAAAACTAATGCGGGTATGTTTCTTGTGCACAGCAGTTTTGAACGGGATTATGATGCTGACGCTTCCGCTAATTTTAGGACTCTACAGTTTATCTGCGGAAACAATGCAGCTGACTGCAATCTTAGTCTATATTCACAGTGGCTTTTTAATTCCGCTTTATGTGCCTGCATTTTCAATTCCTAATGTACTGAGGTCAGCAAATGATGTCAAATTTCCAATGTGTATCTCAATTTTTTCCATGTGGATTTTCCGTATTATATTTAGCTATATTTTGGGGATCTATTTTGGAATGGGTGCAATCGGTGTTTGGTGTGCAATGGTGGCCGATTGGGCTTTTCGTGCAATTTGTTTCTCAGTTCGTTATTCCCGTGGCCGATGGACAAAGTATGCGAAGTACCATACTTAA
- a CDS encoding conserved protein of unknown function (Evidence 4 : Unknown function but conserved in other organisms) — MRKHAPVLVCVTGQHDCDRLIRVGKAIAEERHSPLHVVSVVPSDTKDCCAELEYLRQNAQNAGAEMTIFFHDEPAYVTAAFLKQIGAQQLVTGMAEAPINGFIEVIHQLMPRVPIAMVDKDETVYHICPSAQTAISPQPVWSR; from the coding sequence GTGAGAAAACATGCACCTGTTCTCGTTTGCGTAACAGGCCAGCACGATTGTGACCGGTTAATTCGTGTGGGTAAGGCAATTGCAGAAGAGAGACATAGTCCTCTTCATGTTGTCAGTGTTGTACCGAGTGACACGAAAGATTGCTGTGCAGAACTAGAGTATCTGAGGCAGAACGCCCAGAATGCAGGAGCAGAGATGACCATATTTTTTCATGACGAGCCAGCTTATGTGACAGCGGCTTTTTTAAAGCAGATCGGCGCACAGCAACTGGTAACCGGCATGGCAGAGGCACCAATCAATGGATTTATAGAAGTGATCCATCAGCTGATGCCGCGTGTACCGATTGCGATGGTGGATAAGGACGAAACAGTTTATCACATTTGTCCTTCTGCGCAGACGGCAATTTCTCCACAGCCCGTATGGTCGCGATAA
- a CDS encoding Ribonuclease BN, protein MPFPKIIRKLIFRYFRDGIGRSAAALSYYLIFTCFPFLLMISSLPGVFHLQPISVKIFAGLLPAEVIKIIENYFIYLTESPSAPSFMLGFFLTVWFSMRAMNCLILGIRRAHSLPLRENAPIKKQALIFVSALGLIGTVFISIIALSLSPGAIQFLAEFIPPLHFLESYWSLIRMLLLAALVFWILLSLYRLAPGGLSTKEALPGTICSLIFWILVSGGYAFYVEHIGKYTLVYGAIGAVIILLLWFYLSGMIILMGAELNSLLLSHSR, encoded by the coding sequence TTGCCATTTCCAAAAATAATCCGCAAACTCATTTTCCGTTATTTCCGTGATGGAATTGGACGCAGCGCGGCTGCACTTTCTTACTACTTAATTTTTACCTGTTTTCCATTTTTATTAATGATCAGTTCACTACCTGGCGTATTTCATCTACAGCCGATCTCCGTTAAAATTTTTGCGGGGCTTCTCCCTGCAGAAGTCATCAAAATTATCGAAAATTATTTTATTTACCTTACGGAATCTCCCAGCGCTCCTTCCTTTATGCTGGGATTTTTTCTGACCGTCTGGTTTTCCATGCGTGCTATGAATTGTCTAATTCTCGGAATACGCCGTGCACATAGTTTGCCTCTGCGCGAAAACGCTCCCATTAAAAAGCAGGCTCTGATTTTTGTCTCTGCCTTAGGATTGATCGGCACTGTTTTTATCAGCATCATCGCTTTGAGCTTAAGCCCCGGTGCAATTCAATTTTTAGCAGAATTTATTCCTCCTCTACATTTTTTGGAATCTTATTGGTCTTTGATTCGAATGCTTCTCTTAGCCGCTTTAGTTTTTTGGATTCTGCTTTCTCTCTATCGCCTCGCTCCCGGCGGGCTTTCCACAAAAGAAGCGCTCCCCGGAACAATTTGCTCACTGATTTTCTGGATTCTGGTTTCCGGCGGATATGCCTTTTATGTAGAGCATATTGGAAAATACACACTGGTCTATGGAGCAATCGGGGCCGTTATCATTTTACTTCTCTGGTTTTACCTAAGCGGAATGATCATTTTAATGGGTGCAGAGCTTAACAGCCTTCTTCTTTCTCATTCCCGATAA
- a CDS encoding Peptidase_M23 domain-containing protein, producing the protein MSNLHLVNKDNGGKPGRSFYVALGLCLAAVAVAGWTTYDSMVHYADNTASAAQNAANTVSGVMVSSTSALVPEVPSETETSSVVSEEETVSIVPAEAAVTQLNRPIQGDIITAFSESPVYYESLGDWRAHTGIDIAADEGVSVGAAADGSVSAIEDDPLYGTVVTVSHQGGLTTIYAGLSGASVKQGDQVKAGQELGRLGAVPAEAEEETHLHFEVQKDGTFVDPQTLFS; encoded by the coding sequence TTGAGCAATTTGCATCTTGTGAACAAAGACAATGGTGGAAAACCGGGGCGCAGCTTTTATGTTGCTTTGGGACTCTGCCTGGCGGCGGTCGCGGTGGCGGGATGGACCACTTATGACAGCATGGTACATTATGCCGACAATACTGCCAGTGCAGCGCAGAATGCAGCAAATACAGTCAGCGGCGTCATGGTGTCGAGTACATCGGCACTTGTTCCAGAAGTTCCTTCAGAAACCGAAACATCGTCTGTAGTATCTGAGGAAGAGACCGTTAGCATCGTTCCTGCTGAGGCGGCAGTTACGCAGCTAAATAGACCGATACAGGGTGATATCATTACGGCGTTTAGTGAATCTCCAGTTTATTATGAGTCACTGGGAGACTGGCGGGCACATACCGGAATCGATATTGCGGCAGACGAAGGTGTTTCTGTTGGTGCAGCAGCTGACGGTTCGGTTTCTGCAATTGAAGACGATCCGCTTTACGGAACAGTTGTTACTGTTTCTCATCAGGGTGGTCTGACAACCATTTATGCAGGGTTGTCCGGTGCATCCGTTAAGCAGGGGGATCAGGTAAAAGCCGGGCAGGAATTGGGCCGGCTTGGAGCTGTTCCTGCAGAAGCGGAAGAAGAGACTCATCTGCATTTTGAGGTGCAGAAAGACGGTACTTTTGTAGACCCTCAAACTTTATTTTCCTGA
- the spoIIID gene encoding Stage III sporulation protein D, with protein sequence MKGNVEERAVELGQYICESGATVRAAAKKFGVSKSTVHKDVAQRLQQIDRQLYQKVKAVLELNKAQRHIRGGQATREKYRRISEEKSQHRNFSYIKKAGK encoded by the coding sequence ATGAAAGGCAATGTAGAAGAGCGGGCGGTTGAGCTCGGACAATATATCTGCGAAAGCGGTGCCACTGTACGCGCTGCTGCCAAAAAATTCGGCGTTTCTAAATCGACCGTCCACAAAGATGTCGCCCAGCGGCTCCAGCAGATCGATCGCCAACTCTACCAAAAGGTCAAAGCGGTTTTGGAGCTTAATAAGGCCCAGCGGCATATCCGCGGCGGGCAGGCAACCCGGGAAAAATACCGCCGGATTTCAGAAGAAAAATCACAGCATCGAAATTTTTCTTACATAAAAAAAGCCGGAAAGTAA